AAATAAGCTCATCTAAACACATACTAATCATGTAGTTTTAGAACATTATTATCCCAAGATACTCATTAATTTGTCATTCTTATAAATTTCATAACATAGATGTCATGTTAGCTTTTTCCAAATTAGAAGTGAAAAAACCAGAAGTATCATGAAAAAAGCTTCATCTTTCTACATCTTTGTATACTtttcttcacatttttttaagaagcaGCGACACAGATTTATGATCCTACCAATTTTGTACATGGACTATTTTCAACTTCCCTTGTTTTTGTTTCAGATTGAGTTTTCAATTCATTCTTTGATTGAAGTTTCTATATTATACTGTTTTGATACTGCTCATAGAAGAGCAATGGGTGTTCAAGAAAACTGCAGCTTTGACCACACAGACTACGACTGCACCAGACCGATCACTTCTGGCAGTGGTCAGTGGCTATTCTTACAAAACTGACAGTGGTTGGTGTGGGCATCAGTAAGGTGTTTGAAAAGCCGACAGAAATCCCACCAACTGCCTTATATATATTTCCCCTCAGGCTCTCGCCCTGGCAGGTGTTTTGTATCACTCTTCACCTAACATGACCGCACATTTGCCACAGATTGGTGTTTTCCCCAGACCAAGCTCAGATCGACCGCAACAGATCAGCAAGTCTCATTGCTAACAACCCAAGCCTAGAAATCCACATGCTCAGCCACCATCAACCTCCACCACCACTTAAAAAGTAGTCTGACCTCTGCTGatctgttaaaaaaattaaaaaaaaaaaaaaaaaatctttttttcctATCACGGAAATTGGCTGACTGCACTGACTGTGTACACCGCCACAGCTGACCTCGGCTTTCTAAACGTTCTGGTGtggttgtattttttattttggagaaaCTGACCATGTCGTTGCTTGACCACAGTAATGAACACCCTTAGCAAATGGTATGCAATATATTATGTACATGCCTGTATGAATACATAggtaaatacatacatacatatgtgTGTGTAGTTCTAGTTATAAATTCTTGGTTCCACAACCGAATACATTCTCACTCGAGGTGCTTAGAGAATTGGTTTTTTAGCGAAAGTGATCcaaattttgtaaaatgttgtaaattttcTATCATGTTAttttaaatctctctctcaacaacTTTAACATGAGAAGATAGAATTGATTTGTCAAATGAAAAATGTTTCAGTTTATGGACTTTTGGCTCTCTTTCATGGCTGTGGTGAGTACTTTTGTGTACCTAGCTACCATTGATGAAGTTTTTAAGAGGGCTATTCACACAGCTGTAGCTATCCTTACTGCTCTCATGGCTGTAACAAAGGCAACCAGGTAACTGATTGTTctaatacatatattataagAGTTAAGAAAATTATTGTTGGAATTTAACTATGCCAACTGCAGGTCTTCCaatattattattgtgataGCAATTGGAGCTTTGGGTCTTCTTATTGGATGGTTGATAGAGCTCATGACTAAGTATAGGTCATTCTCCTTTTCAATTGGGTTTCATTTTAGTATACTTGAAAGGTGGGTTCTTTTCCTGACCAATCATGaagttttaattatataatgGTACACACGttagatatttatttatattattatatggtACACACGCTAGAGAGTCACTTGTGTGCTTGAACTGATGAAACACACAAGTATCTGTGATGGATAATCCATTCCACTTTCTCTTCTAAGATGAGGATGTTGATTGCTGCAGATGGCAAACCCTTAAGGAATGGGTCCAAAATCTTATCAAGACACTTTTTAGACGGTTCCGCTGGATGTTTGTGCTAGCAGGATTCACTACATTAGCCTTTGCAGCAATAAGCTGGAAACTGGAAACCAGTCAAAGCTACTGGATTTGGCACAGGTATAACAATGTTAatagaatctctctctctctctctctctctctctctctctcactctctcacatgTGGTGCATAAAATGTTTTGCAGTTTGTGGCACGTGAGCATATATAcgtcttccttcttttttctttgctcaaAAGCAAATATTGTAAATAGTGAGAATCAAAGTCTCCCCAATGGAAATTATGAGTTGACCCGGCAAAATTCTAGGGACGAGGAAGTGAGGAGGAATTGAATTCCTAGCAAAATTAGTTACTGTAAAAGTTAGGTCTAATAAGACACTTAAAACTGCATCAACAACTACAGCAGTTTATTGTAAAATCTTCTTCATAAGGTTTGTAcccattttcttattttgggAAATAGGTTTTGTTCTTAGATATTGATCTGTATTTGCATAGGTAGGATTAAAGAACCAAGCCAGGGCAGGAATGTTATTATTTCAGGGAGAGAATAGGACACATAAAAAGATGAAGTATTGGTCATTGTAATCTCAAGTGTTTGAcaacatatattttcttgtatttttttaaaggctTAATAACAGAAGCAGCATTGATTTGATTAATCTTGTATTGTGGGCTTGTTTCTTATGAGTTTTAGTTtagaaaaatagttttaaactaaaatttaattatgaattttcttttttctttttttcttcaatctGATCGTattccccaccccccccccccccccccctcttctctctcttaagGTCTACACAACACtccctttccctttccttttttttttttttgtggcaaaGTCCTTTTTATTTAATGAGAGACAGAGAATGACTTTCGACAATAACCAGTCACTCACATACATCCACATCTTCGTTAATGGCCAGCCTTATTGCTTCATAATAAGCCTTTGCAAACTCCACTAAATGAGAGACTTGCTTTTTTTGTTCATGCCCACCACACTTCACCCCTATGATTCCTTACTCACCTTGATTTTGACTTATATTGAAGTGGGGGTCTATATCAAGGAActacattctttttttcttgctcGTCAGTTTTGGTATGAGACCTGCAAAAAATTGGGAAgaagaaatataattttaagcttaaaaaataacaataaatttatgTTGACTTTGTTATAGAATTTCCGTATGAAAATTGGTTTAACTTTCTCTCTTTAAAGTGAGTTTAAACTAAAGGTGGGGTTTAAATCACATAGACATGGAACACCATAAAGAATATTATTGCTTGCTTGAACTCACCCTAAAATTttgaagacattgtgttaaatataaaacaaacaaagaagttGTGCACCTTAAATGCATTGGTATTGGGGGTTGTGAAACCCTccaaattgtaaatttatagcGTCAAAACTATAAAAGTGTGCATTATCTATCTAATTGTGAAAGATTCACAATTGtactacagtaccatcttataaataaaatggtACTATAGTAAGatggtatttaaaaaaaaaaaaaatattttattgggttttatttgggtattgggttatattattttattgtgttatatggtaaaataaaagttaagattttttttattattttttttatgagaaaaagtTGGAATGTTGGGTGTATTATAATATGGTatgatataatagataaagtagcttttgagatggtaaaataagatattttttagatatcagatgctaatgctctaacaGGAGACAAATATACTCTTTCTTCTTATAACTTAACGATCGCTTCATCTTCCATGGGGGTATCAGGTTATCAGCTCACCCCAAGTGACCGCATGCATAGCAAATAGTGATGACCGACTataaattgtattaaaaaaaaaaactgaaaattagaTTATGAGATCGCTTAAAATAGTGGCTTATCACAAAGTTTTGgcaaaaaaattactttattactacaacttttttttagaatactttattattatttggaaaaaaaagggtcacaaactattttataatgtttttacaaattgttattgTGACAAATTATCATGGATTCTCATTTGAACCATTCACTAATAttagtttttgttaaaaaaattttaactctGACATTTTCCACATAATAAATACCCTTTTGGTAAGGAAGTTAGAAAAATAGAATGATAGAAaattagtgtatatatatatatatatatatatatatatatatttttttttttgtaggaaagaaaaatggaatgaaagaaatagtaatttataaaaatttattattatatccctattatataacaaatattatatatatatatatatatataattcaattattACAACACTTGAGGGAAAAGAAATTCGAATCTTAATTTTCCACATAAAATACATCAAACAATTATCATCCTCTCTCTTTAAGTCTTATATTACAGACAAGaaacactttctctctctctctctctctctctctctctcctcttacaTCTTTCCTAAAGTGACTGCACCCAAACACACGCGGTTGTTCACTTTTGACTATGCATGTCGGTACAAAATGTCGCAAAAAGGTTCCGATTTCTAAAGAAGAGAACATTCTAGCCTAGCAAAATTGCtgatggaataaaaaataataattatgtaatGCAAAGTACTAATATTAATAGCCGATCTTTGATATTTCCCTTCCTTCAAATCAAAGTACAACTTCTGGAACACAGAAAAATATGTTCTGGACCCGAAAAAAACGcgtcttgttttttcttttttgtagtcTTCTTGTCTCTGCTGTCCTCTTCGGGTCAACCCTCAAAAAACACTATCATATGAATGTAGCACCCAACCCAACCCCATACATGAGTTTTTGAAGAATTACACATATAGCTATTGTAATATTGGTCCGGTTAATTTATGCCCTTAGAACATACattaataaatctgtttttgaaaaaaaaatttcggaaattgaaaaaactgtcaaaacctttttaattctcaataaaactttttctaaaaatggTATACTATTGTGTGTCCTTAAGGCACACGCTAATAAAATCCTTGAAATATTACCTAAATACAAATATAGCCCTTATCAATGTTCTTAGACTCCTTTGAGAAGAATCAAAACAATAAACACAATTCATCAAAAAGAAATACACACACAGCAGGGAGGAAGTAGAGTACTTCCCCCATCTCAAACTAAAATTTCCTATACACAAGCCAAATCTCATGAacaaattataaacaaattccCTAAATATTTTCTAGCAACAATTGAAACCTTTTTCCCAGCAATGACTATGGATGCTTCTTCAAGGTTATTGGCTTCATCCTACCGTGAACCATCTTGATTCGAATACTCAACTGCTCGGTTCCCCCTGCTGAGTTTTCAATCTCTACTTATATCCATTTATCCATCTCTGGTTCAAATGTGAATTCATTGACCCTCACTACTCGCACCTTAGGATCTCTTATGCTACTTCCCTCATTGTTCTCTTATTGAAGTGCTCCTCATGGAATGGGATGAGAGTGAACGGACATCTGAAGCTGATACCTCTCTGTAATCCTTACGGATACTCCAGAGGATCTCTGCACACCTCCTCATGCTAGGCCGATTCTGTCTGTGTGGAGCCAAACATTGTAAGGCTAGTTCTAGTATCTTTTCAATGGCTAAGTTATTTGCAGCATCACATTCCAGCCTTGGGTCCAATGTTGTAATAGCTTCTCCATCAGTGAACTTCTTCATGGCCTGAACTTGACATCAAGTCGCattagggaaaagaaaagaattttctttcttttgtaaaatttaatcaaCCTATCCAGTTAAAAGAAGGGATGGTAGAGTTGGAAAATTGTTGCAAAGACTAGGTGGGGAGACATTTGATGGACGTGTGAACACAATCATATGTATTTTTGTTAAACAGTCAAGAACTTACTTTTACCCCCTTTTCACAGAAAGTTATAGATTAAAAAAGATAGTgaccaaaagaaaagatagaaaaaaaatcatacccaTTTTGCCGTTATCCGCTCCTTGAGTTCTCGTTTTGGTTCAATTGGACGTCTGCCTGTGACTAGTTCGACCAATAACACACCAAATGAATACACATCGCTTTTCTCGGTAAGTTGATAGGTTCTGAGGTATTCAGGGTCCAAGTAGCCCGCAGTTCCTTTAACTTGGGTAGACACATGGGTAACACCTGAATCACTGTCAGCTGCCAGTCTAGCAAAACCAAAGTCAGCTACCTTGGCTCTAAAGTTTTCCGTGAGGAGAATGTTGGAAGATTTTATGTCTCTATGAATGATAGGGTGATCTGCAAGGGAATTGACAGAAAATCCTGTTGGATCTCTTGAAATAGATTCTACACTCTCTCAGGCAAACAACTTTAACTTTGACAAGACAAATGAATTAAGTCACCCCTAAAGGTATACCTGTATACATATGAAGATAGGTGATGGCATGGGCCACATCAATTGCAATATCTAGCCGTGCAGCAAGGTCCAGAATATTGCCATGAATACCTGCATTAGTTCTCCAATCAGATTACAGGAACTCAAGCACACACAAAGTGAGTGAAAGTAAAGCCACATGAAGAGAACTCACAATCCAAGTGTTCTCTGAGGGTTCCATTGGGAACATACTCCACAACAACAATCCTTTCATCTCCGTGCTCCAAATATCCATAAAACTTGACCAGATTCAAATGTTCAACCTGTGCCAGTGTTCGAATCTCACTCTGGAATTCCACTCCCAAATGCTTATCATATACACTCTGCAAAGAAAGGCAAGAAAGTACTTGTTAAAGATCTATGTCACACATTTGTTGACTTAAATGTGAAGCCCCATAAGTTTGTGTCAGATGCAGAAAATGGAATTATCCTAAACAACTTTCACCGAACCTTCTTAGCACGTTTTACTGCAACTAAGGTTCCATCTTCAAGTCTTCCCCTGAAGACCGTCCCAAACCCACCTTGTCCAATCTTAAAAGAGGGGGAGAAATTCCTCGTGGCCTTGACGATTTCCTCTATGTTGAATTTTACGCTCCCAGGCTCCCGCTCATGTGTTGAGTTATTTGCACTGGCATAGACCCCTCGATTAGAACCACGTTTTCTCTCACTACTAGCTCTTAAAGCATCCACTGCAGCTAAGAAAGCAACAGATAAATAGTTCATTGAAACATCCCACAAATGCAAATGAATATTGATTTAACATAGCACTCACAAATCCATATTGTTCATCAAAAATGCCAACAATAAAACAATGAGCAAACAAAAAGCTAATACTAGTTCCTTGTGGATTCTCACcgtataaattttttcttacaaaaacaaataaagatcACACCATGCACAAAACTCCAACTTTTGTGGAATTTGGGAGAGGCGATTGTCAGGCAACCTTACCACCACCACCCACCCCCACGGGCGAACCTATAGCCATTTGCTTTGGTGGACAGCACTTGTCATCGCACCAAGACTCGACCCTCTCAAAATTGAGAATTCTGGGACtaaacatctctctctctctgatttaacaattttcataaattgagAGTCAACTACTTATTTTGGATAGATGGAGAGCTTTTATCACAAATGATTTGAACGAGTTTGGCTATGTATGATAAATGAATAGAGCAACCTGGTCAACTCAGGTTTTAAACgataaattattgattatcTCAAAAGCTCAAGCTGAATGGG
This genomic stretch from Quercus robur chromosome 4, dhQueRobu3.1, whole genome shotgun sequence harbors:
- the LOC126721602 gene encoding calmodulin-binding receptor-like cytoplasmic kinase 2 isoform X2, encoding MYGGRNTSSTGSRSVPYSPASVYSDTSTSRSSISSSRSSVASAARSVAGVFVSCFTPPVDTRSSTKSFADSDEFKPVDALRASSERKRGSNRGVYASANNSTHEREPGSVKFNIEEIVKATRNFSPSFKIGQGGFGTVFRGRLEDGTLVAVKRAKKSVYDKHLGVEFQSEIRTLAQVEHLNLVKFYGYLEHGDERIVVVEYVPNGTLREHLDCIHGNILDLAARLDIAIDVAHAITYLHMYTDHPIIHRDIKSSNILLTENFRAKVADFGFARLAADSDSGVTHVSTQVKGTAGYLDPEYLRTYQLTEKSDVYSFGVLLVELVTGRRPIEPKRELKERITAKWAMKKFTDGEAITTLDPRLECDAANNLAIEKILELALQCLAPHRQNRPSMRRCAEILWSIRKDYREVSASDVRSLSSHSMRSTSIREQ
- the LOC126721602 gene encoding calmodulin-binding receptor-like cytoplasmic kinase 2 isoform X1: MYGGRNTSSTGSRSVPYSPASVYSDTSTSRSSISSSRSSVASAARSVAGVFVSCFTPPVDTRSSTKSFADSDEFKPAAVDALRASSERKRGSNRGVYASANNSTHEREPGSVKFNIEEIVKATRNFSPSFKIGQGGFGTVFRGRLEDGTLVAVKRAKKSVYDKHLGVEFQSEIRTLAQVEHLNLVKFYGYLEHGDERIVVVEYVPNGTLREHLDCIHGNILDLAARLDIAIDVAHAITYLHMYTDHPIIHRDIKSSNILLTENFRAKVADFGFARLAADSDSGVTHVSTQVKGTAGYLDPEYLRTYQLTEKSDVYSFGVLLVELVTGRRPIEPKRELKERITAKWAMKKFTDGEAITTLDPRLECDAANNLAIEKILELALQCLAPHRQNRPSMRRCAEILWSIRKDYREVSASDVRSLSSHSMRSTSIREQ